In a genomic window of Akkermansia massiliensis:
- a CDS encoding restriction endonuclease subunit S, with product MKYKWTLKKLSDIAEFNPKESIKKDRMAKKISMEKLQPFCRDIPGYEIAAFTGGTKFRNGDTIMARITPCLENGKRAQVSILDDDEVGFGSTEYIVFRAKKNMTNADFLYYLVCSPMVREPAVKSMVGSSGRQRAQINVIERIEVAVPPLEEQQKIGSILRALDDKIELNNRINDNLEKQAQAIFKSWFIDYEPFNGMVPSTWKEYRLVDFLPVITGKKNANVSSDKGQYPFFSCSQNIAWTDNYSFEGNAILVAGNGDFNVKWYNGKFEAYQRTYVLIPYNPRYTSWLYYAVKYNLAEITSAARGSVIRFITKGNLENFSFLAPRELDKCEIIDTFSTINHAIEQRVQENYRLQALRDYLLPRLMSGEINVSSIKI from the coding sequence ATGAAATATAAATGGACATTAAAAAAGCTCTCTGATATTGCCGAATTCAATCCCAAAGAGAGTATAAAAAAAGACAGGATGGCTAAGAAAATCAGTATGGAAAAGTTACAGCCATTTTGTCGTGATATTCCGGGATATGAGATAGCGGCCTTCACTGGTGGTACAAAATTTCGCAATGGAGATACTATCATGGCTCGAATTACACCTTGCCTTGAAAACGGGAAACGGGCTCAAGTCTCAATTTTGGATGATGACGAAGTGGGCTTTGGATCAACAGAATACATCGTTTTCAGAGCAAAAAAGAATATGACCAATGCAGACTTTCTTTATTATTTGGTTTGCAGTCCAATGGTAAGAGAACCTGCTGTTAAGTCAATGGTTGGTTCGTCTGGCCGACAAAGAGCACAAATCAATGTTATTGAAAGGATCGAAGTTGCAGTTCCTCCATTGGAAGAACAACAGAAAATAGGAAGCATCCTTCGGGCATTGGATGATAAAATCGAATTAAACAACCGCATAAATGATAATTTAGAGAAGCAAGCGCAGGCTATATTCAAATCCTGGTTTATCGACTATGAGCCATTCAATGGCATGGTTCCATCAACATGGAAGGAATATCGTTTGGTAGATTTCTTGCCTGTAATTACGGGTAAGAAAAATGCCAATGTATCATCGGATAAAGGCCAATACCCGTTCTTCAGTTGCTCTCAAAACATAGCGTGGACTGATAATTACTCCTTTGAAGGAAATGCCATATTGGTTGCCGGGAATGGTGACTTTAATGTCAAATGGTATAACGGTAAATTTGAAGCGTATCAAAGGACATATGTTCTTATTCCGTATAATCCAAGGTATACCAGTTGGCTCTACTATGCCGTCAAATACAATCTCGCTGAGATTACGAGTGCGGCAAGAGGTTCTGTAATTAGGTTTATTACGAAAGGGAATCTTGAGAATTTCTCATTTTTGGCTCCGAGAGAACTTGATAAATGTGAAATCATCGACACCTTTTCTACAATAAACCACGCAATAGAGCAACGCGTCCAAGAAAACTATCGCCTGCAAGCCCTTAGAGATTATCTCCTGCCCCGTTTGATGTCCGGCGAGATTAATGTTTCCTCCATCAAGATCTAA
- a CDS encoding type I restriction endonuclease subunit R, translating into MAGAYTEDSYEKSVVELFQNMGYTHVYGPDVERDYHLPFYEDELKSAIFHLNPALPKEAVTEALNKLKNIDNGELVQRNAVFMNYLQNGISVQYRDKGELRSDIVYLADYNNPANNSFVVANQWTFMENSCKRPDMILFLNGLPVVLVELKSPSREETDASEAYRQLRNYMKEIPSIFVYNVICVMSDQMTSKAGTITSGEDRFMEWKTVDGSYENTRFAQFDTFFEGLFQKQRLLDILKNFICFSNNGKEAIKILAGYHQYFAVKKAIESTRNATLTDGKGGVFWHTQGSGKSLSMVFYAHLLQEALESPTIVVLTDRNDLDDQLYGQFAKCKGFLRQEPIRAESREHLKKLLHGRKANGIFFTTMQKFEESHEALSERRNIIVMADEAHRGQYGLAEKIRISTNEEGEKIAKRVVGTARMIRNSLPNATYIGFTGTPVSTKDRSTREVFGDYIDVYDMTQAVEDGATRPVYYESRVIKLNLDQETLKRIDDEYELMAANADPDVIERSKRQLGQMEAILGNDNTINSLVHDILDHYEHYREGLLTGKAMIVAYSRPIAMKIYRRMLELRPGWKEKAKVVMTSGNNDPEEWREIIGNKSCRNELAREFKDNDSPMKIAIVVDMWLTGFDVPSLATMYVYKPMSGHNLMQAIARVNRVFGDKEGGLVVDYVGIASALKQAMNDYTGRDKANYGDTDVAKAAHPKFLEKLSICRDLFHGFDYSGFTTGTDLERARCISGAVNFIIGRDKEKKQECFLKEALMLRQALSLCASIAQEADRFEAAFFESVRVLVQRLRNAGAGKKISLKEMNDRINALLKQSIRSEGVINLFSDVSREFSLFDQTFLEEIARMKEKNLALELLKKLILEQVSIYKRTNIVKSEKFSEKMQRLINSYINGLITNEEVIAEMLKLAKQIAEAHKEGKNNGLSSEEEAFYDALNRPQAVKDFYKNDELIAMSRELTEALRRNSTIDWQKRTQARAKMRIMIKRLLKKYNYPPDDVPKALQTVMRQCELWADNIMDVGKKSYLNDSSEDEGALRVAEDPEQYWVNS; encoded by the coding sequence ATGGCAGGAGCATACACGGAAGACAGCTATGAAAAGTCTGTAGTGGAACTATTCCAGAACATGGGCTACACCCACGTTTACGGCCCCGACGTGGAGCGCGACTATCACCTTCCCTTTTATGAAGATGAATTGAAAAGCGCCATTTTCCACTTAAACCCCGCTTTGCCGAAAGAGGCTGTGACGGAAGCGCTCAACAAATTAAAAAACATTGATAATGGAGAGCTTGTACAGCGAAATGCCGTGTTTATGAACTATCTGCAAAATGGAATTTCCGTACAATACCGCGACAAGGGCGAACTCCGTTCCGACATTGTCTACCTGGCGGATTACAACAATCCGGCCAATAATTCCTTTGTCGTGGCCAATCAATGGACATTCATGGAAAACAGCTGCAAGAGGCCGGACATGATTCTGTTCCTGAACGGCTTGCCTGTCGTGCTTGTTGAGTTGAAATCTCCTTCCCGGGAAGAGACGGACGCTTCCGAAGCCTACCGGCAGCTCCGCAATTACATGAAGGAAATCCCTTCCATATTCGTTTACAATGTCATTTGCGTGATGAGCGACCAAATGACTTCCAAGGCCGGAACCATTACCTCCGGAGAAGACCGTTTCATGGAATGGAAAACGGTCGACGGCAGTTATGAAAATACTAGGTTCGCCCAATTTGACACCTTCTTCGAGGGACTGTTCCAAAAACAACGCCTGCTGGATATTCTTAAAAACTTTATCTGTTTTTCCAATAACGGAAAAGAGGCCATTAAAATACTGGCGGGCTACCATCAGTATTTTGCCGTTAAAAAAGCCATTGAATCTACCCGGAACGCCACTCTTACCGACGGCAAGGGCGGGGTGTTCTGGCATACGCAGGGGAGCGGCAAATCACTGTCCATGGTTTTTTACGCCCACCTCCTGCAAGAGGCTCTGGAAAGCCCGACCATCGTTGTGCTTACCGACAGGAACGACCTGGACGACCAGTTATACGGGCAATTCGCCAAATGCAAGGGCTTCCTGAGGCAGGAACCCATCCGGGCAGAAAGCAGGGAACACCTGAAAAAACTTTTACACGGGAGGAAAGCCAACGGGATTTTCTTCACCACCATGCAGAAGTTTGAGGAATCCCATGAGGCTCTTTCCGAACGCAGAAACATCATCGTCATGGCGGATGAGGCCCACCGGGGGCAATACGGACTGGCGGAAAAGATCAGAATCTCCACAAATGAAGAAGGAGAGAAAATTGCCAAAAGAGTTGTCGGCACGGCGCGCATGATCCGCAACAGCCTGCCGAACGCCACCTATATCGGCTTTACGGGAACTCCCGTCTCCACCAAAGACAGAAGCACCCGTGAAGTGTTCGGGGACTACATTGACGTCTACGACATGACTCAGGCGGTTGAGGACGGAGCCACCCGCCCGGTTTACTATGAAAGCCGGGTGATCAAACTGAATCTGGATCAGGAAACCCTGAAGCGGATTGATGACGAATACGAGCTCATGGCCGCCAACGCCGACCCGGACGTGATTGAACGCAGCAAGCGGCAGCTGGGGCAAATGGAAGCCATTCTGGGCAATGACAACACCATTAATTCCCTTGTCCACGACATTCTGGACCACTATGAGCATTACCGGGAAGGCCTGCTGACGGGCAAGGCCATGATTGTGGCTTATTCCCGCCCCATCGCCATGAAAATTTACCGGCGCATGCTGGAATTGCGCCCGGGATGGAAAGAAAAGGCAAAGGTGGTGATGACTTCCGGAAATAATGATCCGGAAGAATGGAGGGAAATCATCGGCAACAAGAGCTGCAGGAATGAATTGGCCAGGGAGTTCAAGGATAATGACAGCCCGATGAAAATTGCCATTGTGGTAGATATGTGGCTGACCGGGTTTGACGTACCCTCCCTGGCGACCATGTATGTCTACAAGCCGATGAGCGGCCATAACCTCATGCAAGCCATTGCCCGCGTCAACCGCGTGTTCGGCGACAAGGAAGGGGGGTTGGTGGTGGATTATGTGGGCATCGCTTCCGCCCTGAAACAGGCGATGAACGACTATACGGGCCGGGATAAAGCCAACTACGGAGATACCGACGTGGCCAAAGCGGCCCATCCCAAGTTTCTGGAAAAACTCAGCATCTGCCGGGATTTGTTCCATGGATTTGACTATTCCGGATTCACGACGGGTACTGATCTTGAACGGGCCAGATGTATCAGCGGAGCAGTTAATTTTATCATTGGCAGGGATAAGGAAAAGAAACAGGAATGTTTCCTCAAGGAAGCGCTGATGCTGCGCCAGGCCCTGTCCCTGTGCGCTTCCATTGCCCAGGAAGCCGACCGGTTCGAAGCAGCCTTCTTTGAGTCCGTCCGGGTCCTGGTGCAAAGGCTCAGAAACGCGGGCGCCGGGAAGAAAATCTCCCTGAAGGAGATGAACGACAGAATTAACGCGCTGTTAAAACAAAGCATCCGGAGCGAAGGCGTCATCAATCTATTCTCCGACGTTTCCAGGGAGTTTTCACTTTTTGACCAAACGTTTCTGGAGGAAATTGCGAGGATGAAAGAAAAGAACCTTGCTCTGGAATTGCTTAAAAAGCTGATTCTTGAGCAGGTCTCCATTTACAAGAGGACCAACATCGTCAAGTCGGAAAAATTTAGCGAGAAGATGCAGCGGTTGATTAATTCCTACATCAACGGCTTAATTACTAATGAAGAAGTCATCGCGGAGATGCTGAAACTCGCTAAACAGATAGCGGAAGCCCACAAGGAAGGTAAAAATAATGGCCTTTCCTCTGAAGAAGAGGCTTTTTACGATGCGCTGAACAGGCCGCAGGCCGTTAAGGATTTTTATAAAAATGACGAGCTGATCGCCATGAGCAGGGAATTGACAGAGGCTCTGCGCAGAAACAGCACCATCGACTGGCAAAAGCGCACCCAGGCGCGGGCAAAAATGCGCATCATGATCAAACGCCTTTTGAAGAAGTACAACTACCCGCCTGATGATGTGCCGAAGGCTCTTCAAACCGTCATGAGACAGTGTGAGCTGTGGGCAGACAACATTATGGATGTCGGAAAAAAGAGTTATTTGAATGATTCTTCCGAGGATGAGGGAGCCCTCAGAGTAGCGGAAGATCCGGAACAATACTGGGTCAACAGTTGA
- a CDS encoding DUF5655 domain-containing protein, with protein MQDVYHSLREKILDLGNVGIKANKLYVAFTVNDSNFTDIALQKQGLKLWINLPKGELEDPYKFARDVSNIGHHGNGVYELAIKNADKLDYILTLIKQSYKQKA; from the coding sequence GTGCAGGACGTTTACCACAGCCTCAGAGAAAAAATTCTCGATTTGGGAAACGTTGGAATCAAGGCCAACAAGCTTTATGTCGCCTTCACTGTCAACGATTCGAATTTCACGGATATCGCTTTGCAGAAACAAGGCCTGAAACTCTGGATCAACCTTCCCAAAGGCGAATTGGAAGACCCCTATAAATTCGCCAGGGACGTTTCCAATATCGGCCATCATGGAAATGGCGTTTACGAGCTGGCTATCAAAAATGCGGACAAGCTGGATTACATCCTTACCCTGATCAAACAGTCTTATAAGCAAAAAGCTTAA
- a CDS encoding EamA family transporter, with protein MPALLITSFIWALSFGLLGNCLSDLPASFVALARMAGSLAVFLPFVRKVPFSHAMGMMGIGAVQFGGMYLCYIAAFHYLPSHQVALFTATTPIYVVLVNGLMKKKLPPLHLAAAVLAAIGGAGILWKGYSAGNGELTGIVLVQLSNLCFAAGQIAYISLKDSWFGGSEASCFAYAYAGALLVTLPAGLPSGLACWQEISAMQWWLLAYLGVIASGVCFFLWNYGARRVTPVKLAIMNNLKIPLAALISLLLFREQPNMFLLALGCLLILSSFLIAPIPPKKAARKQASGGRIPE; from the coding sequence ATGCCTGCGCTGCTGATCACGTCTTTCATCTGGGCGTTGTCATTCGGACTGCTGGGGAACTGCCTGTCCGACCTCCCCGCCAGTTTTGTCGCGCTGGCGCGCATGGCCGGCTCGCTGGCCGTTTTCCTCCCCTTCGTCCGGAAGGTTCCTTTCAGCCATGCAATGGGGATGATGGGGATAGGCGCCGTCCAATTCGGAGGAATGTACCTCTGCTATATCGCAGCCTTCCATTATCTGCCTTCCCACCAGGTCGCCCTTTTCACGGCCACTACGCCGATTTACGTGGTTCTGGTCAACGGCCTGATGAAGAAGAAGCTGCCGCCGCTCCATCTGGCGGCGGCCGTTCTTGCGGCCATAGGAGGCGCGGGCATCCTTTGGAAAGGGTATTCCGCCGGCAATGGCGAACTTACGGGAATTGTTCTGGTACAGCTTTCCAACCTTTGTTTCGCGGCAGGGCAAATCGCCTACATTTCCTTGAAGGATTCCTGGTTCGGCGGAAGTGAAGCTTCCTGCTTCGCCTATGCCTACGCAGGCGCCCTGCTGGTTACCTTGCCTGCCGGACTGCCGTCAGGGCTGGCCTGCTGGCAGGAGATTTCAGCCATGCAATGGTGGCTGCTGGCCTATTTGGGAGTCATCGCTTCAGGAGTCTGCTTTTTCCTCTGGAATTACGGCGCCCGCCGGGTGACGCCCGTCAAGCTGGCAATCATGAACAATCTCAAGATTCCCCTGGCGGCGCTGATTTCCCTGCTCCTGTTCCGGGAACAGCCCAATATGTTCCTCCTGGCTCTCGGGTGCCTGCTTATCCTGTCCTCTTTCCTGATCGCGCCCATTCCTCCCAAGAAGGCTGCGCGGAAACAGGCTTCCGGCGGCCGGATTCCGGAATAA
- a CDS encoding multicopper oxidase domain-containing protein yields the protein MFKVASHFFPFLCCCLMAQFSPSFAKTVEYDLYVRNAPVNFTGVTRPAMTINGSIPGPVLYFTEGDTAVIRVHNLMDTETSFHWHGLLVPNDQDGVPYLTSAPVKPHTTHTYTFPIIQNGTYWYHSHSGLQEQSGLYGAFVVRKRPGDPARRPEDALPEYTLVLSDWTNENPQEVNRKLHTGSDWFSIRKGSVQSYWEALRAGYLGTKLTSEWKRMNAMDVSDVYYERFLLNGSSQASLPRLKGGDRLRLRIVNGASSTYFWLRYAGGKIRVVASDGKDVVPVDVDRMMIAVSETYDVVLTVPESGRAFEFQATAEDTSGSSSLWLGHGERQPLRPFPRLNYFKKMKQMNGMMTMGGNMKMMKMNSGPMRQMHHHGMSGGMPASHSGDMGMMDMKSGSSHGGGHGSMQEEGEETTLTYDMLKSPSRTNLPSGVPVKELHFMLSGNMNRYVWSMNGKTLSETDRIMIKEGQNVRIILTNNTMMRHPMHLHGHFFRLVNRHGNFSPLKFTADIQPMATQVIEFNAAEKTRGNWFFHCHILYHMMSGMGRIFTYEDSPPNPQLPHPMRALQHVYDMDRKWYLTVNNDFASNGNIGDLEFGGTRWSVQGEWQIGYKDTRGYEAEGRLGRYIGEKQWLYPYIGVDWTCRKGEARERNMFRQTTQKDREVDGTLGVRYTLPLLLIGDARIDTDGKVRLQLERDDIPLASRLRLSFSLNTDRDYSVGLHYILTSHLSVSTNYDNNLHWGVGLMLTY from the coding sequence ATGTTTAAGGTCGCCTCCCATTTTTTCCCATTCCTGTGCTGCTGCCTGATGGCCCAGTTCTCTCCGTCATTCGCCAAAACGGTGGAATACGATTTATACGTCCGGAACGCTCCGGTCAATTTTACCGGGGTCACGCGCCCGGCCATGACCATCAACGGAAGCATTCCCGGCCCCGTTCTGTATTTTACGGAGGGGGACACCGCTGTAATACGGGTGCACAACCTGATGGATACGGAGACTTCCTTTCACTGGCACGGCCTGCTGGTGCCCAATGACCAGGACGGGGTGCCGTACCTGACTTCCGCGCCGGTAAAGCCCCACACCACGCATACCTATACTTTTCCCATCATCCAGAACGGCACGTACTGGTACCATTCCCACAGCGGCCTTCAGGAGCAGAGCGGCCTGTACGGCGCGTTCGTCGTCCGCAAGCGGCCCGGCGACCCGGCGCGCAGGCCGGAGGACGCCCTGCCGGAGTATACGCTGGTGCTGAGCGACTGGACGAACGAGAATCCCCAGGAGGTGAACAGGAAGCTTCACACCGGGTCGGACTGGTTTTCCATCCGCAAGGGGAGCGTGCAGAGCTACTGGGAGGCCCTGCGCGCCGGCTACCTGGGAACCAAGCTGACCAGCGAATGGAAGCGCATGAACGCCATGGACGTGAGCGACGTGTATTACGAACGCTTTCTGCTGAACGGCTCTTCGCAGGCTTCCCTGCCCCGGCTGAAGGGCGGCGACCGCCTCAGGCTGCGCATCGTCAACGGGGCTTCCTCCACCTATTTCTGGCTGAGGTACGCGGGCGGCAAAATCCGCGTGGTGGCCAGCGACGGGAAGGATGTCGTTCCCGTGGACGTGGACCGCATGATGATTGCGGTTTCCGAGACTTACGACGTCGTCCTGACGGTACCGGAATCAGGCAGGGCTTTCGAGTTCCAGGCGACGGCGGAGGATACCTCCGGGTCTTCCTCCCTGTGGCTGGGCCATGGGGAAAGGCAGCCGCTGCGCCCCTTCCCCAGGCTGAATTACTTCAAGAAGATGAAGCAGATGAACGGAATGATGACCATGGGCGGTAACATGAAGATGATGAAAATGAATTCCGGTCCCATGCGCCAGATGCATCACCACGGCATGTCCGGCGGAATGCCGGCCTCCCATTCCGGAGATATGGGGATGATGGACATGAAGTCCGGTTCCTCCCATGGTGGAGGCCACGGCAGCATGCAGGAGGAGGGGGAGGAAACCACCCTGACGTATGACATGCTGAAGTCCCCTTCCCGCACCAACCTTCCTTCCGGCGTGCCCGTGAAGGAATTGCATTTCATGCTGAGCGGGAATATGAACCGCTACGTGTGGAGCATGAACGGGAAGACTCTTTCAGAGACGGACCGTATCATGATCAAGGAAGGGCAGAATGTACGCATCATCCTGACCAACAATACCATGATGAGGCATCCCATGCACCTGCACGGGCATTTTTTCCGGCTGGTGAACAGGCACGGGAATTTTTCACCGCTCAAGTTCACGGCGGATATCCAGCCCATGGCCACCCAGGTGATTGAGTTTAACGCGGCGGAGAAGACGCGCGGCAACTGGTTTTTCCACTGCCATATCCTGTACCACATGATGAGCGGCATGGGGCGGATTTTCACGTATGAGGATTCTCCCCCCAATCCACAGCTTCCACACCCCATGCGGGCACTCCAGCACGTTTACGACATGGACCGGAAGTGGTACCTGACCGTGAACAATGATTTCGCCTCCAACGGGAATATCGGAGACCTGGAGTTCGGAGGCACCCGCTGGAGCGTTCAGGGAGAGTGGCAGATAGGCTACAAGGATACGCGCGGCTATGAGGCGGAAGGACGGCTGGGCAGGTACATCGGGGAGAAGCAGTGGCTTTACCCCTACATCGGGGTGGACTGGACCTGCCGCAAGGGTGAGGCCAGAGAACGCAACATGTTCCGCCAGACCACCCAAAAGGACCGGGAAGTGGACGGCACCCTGGGCGTCCGGTATACGCTGCCCCTGCTCCTGATTGGGGATGCGCGCATTGATACGGACGGAAAGGTGCGCCTGCAATTGGAGAGGGATGATATCCCGCTCGCCTCCCGCCTGCGCCTTTCCTTTTCCCTGAATACGGACCGAGATTATTCCGTGGGCCTGCACTACATCCTGACCTCCCATCTCAGCGTTTCTACCAATTACGACAACAACCTGCACTGGGGAGTGGGGCTGATGCTGACCTATTGA
- the dgt gene encoding dGTP triphosphohydrolase yields the protein MMNWQQLLSDARWGSRHQSTASPQKNRSNYDRDYGRILFSSAFRRLQDKTQVFPLGRNDYVRTRLTHSLEVAHIGSSLGMLAGEWLAEKGSLPAPIVPSDVATIVSTACLAHDIGNPPFGHSGEDAIETALKRHGLEMPFEGNAQGFRILTRTGDPMEGNGLKLTAAVLGAFMKYPCTQSYSAAVRKGGMTAANKLECKKFGIGEQEREAASFVAGHLGLLPRSAPDEKYLCWCRHPLAYLMEAADDICYRIADIEDGHFSGILDFEPTRDLFSPFLTESQLCYVRELEKKDEKDSCIHYMRALAIGRSIQSAVDSFMKHEEELLQGSMDQSLIDRSELAGPLNGLYRYAIENVYQAREVIEVEAMGYKVLGELIDFFMEWVNHPSSGQSKKVAIMLQGTGLPKDDEGKDARLAHMLDYISGMTDSFALETYRKLTGIL from the coding sequence ATGATGAATTGGCAGCAGCTTTTGTCGGACGCCCGCTGGGGGTCCAGGCACCAGAGTACGGCGTCTCCGCAGAAAAACCGCAGCAATTACGACCGGGATTACGGGCGCATTCTGTTTTCCAGCGCTTTCCGCCGCCTTCAGGACAAGACGCAGGTTTTCCCCCTAGGCCGCAATGATTACGTTCGCACCCGCCTGACCCACAGCCTGGAGGTGGCCCACATCGGCTCCTCCCTCGGCATGCTGGCGGGAGAGTGGCTGGCGGAGAAAGGTTCCCTTCCCGCTCCTATAGTGCCTTCCGACGTGGCCACCATCGTTTCCACTGCCTGCCTGGCCCACGACATCGGCAATCCGCCCTTCGGCCATTCCGGGGAGGACGCCATTGAAACCGCCCTGAAACGGCACGGCCTGGAGATGCCGTTTGAAGGGAATGCCCAGGGGTTCCGCATCCTTACCCGCACCGGGGATCCGATGGAAGGCAACGGCCTGAAACTGACGGCTGCCGTTCTGGGCGCCTTCATGAAGTATCCCTGCACGCAATCCTATTCCGCGGCCGTCAGGAAAGGCGGCATGACGGCAGCCAACAAGCTTGAATGCAAGAAGTTCGGCATCGGGGAACAGGAGAGGGAGGCGGCTTCCTTCGTGGCCGGCCATCTGGGGCTGCTTCCCCGTTCCGCGCCTGATGAAAAATATCTTTGCTGGTGCCGCCATCCCCTGGCGTACCTGATGGAGGCCGCGGACGATATCTGCTACCGTATCGCGGATATTGAAGACGGGCATTTTTCCGGCATTCTGGATTTTGAGCCTACCAGGGATTTATTCAGCCCTTTCCTGACGGAATCCCAGCTTTGCTACGTCCGGGAACTGGAAAAGAAGGATGAAAAAGATTCCTGCATCCATTACATGCGCGCGCTCGCCATCGGCAGGAGCATCCAGTCCGCCGTGGACAGTTTCATGAAGCATGAAGAGGAGCTTCTGCAAGGGAGCATGGATCAATCCCTGATTGACCGTTCGGAACTGGCCGGGCCGCTGAACGGATTGTACCGGTACGCCATTGAGAACGTGTACCAGGCCCGGGAGGTGATTGAAGTGGAAGCCATGGGCTACAAGGTGCTGGGAGAGCTGATCGACTTTTTCATGGAGTGGGTGAACCATCCTTCCTCCGGGCAGTCCAAAAAAGTAGCCATCATGCTTCAGGGAACCGGTCTGCCCAAGGATGACGAAGGGAAGGACGCACGCCTGGCGCACATGCTTGATTATATTTCCGGCATGACGGATTCCTTCGCGCTGGAGACGTACCGGAAATTGACCGGCATTCTGTAG
- a CDS encoding S1C family serine protease: MKTCIFLTLGLLIGSGSGYSIDRPAGSTDNLQPPPLTPYTPQTKPLPSSRPARLGIVPGTVPQAVVAQLELSGFPGVLVTKVMPDSPAAKAGLQENDVIIKLGDISLSGPRSVTEALSEKVPGDKITAVFYRKGKRETADVTLDGGTLSAEEILAAQGDPRTQPRVVPSVRRQAVPPAGMAARPSLPQRILDMQQMMDDFLRDSAIDDSRMDDIIGRMNLTPGAAQMLRSLQNLHQMPMPPMGKVSGGGQSTSSVRMSDANGTIVVSSSSQAGTTVHVTDSAGKVLYSGPYNTPEEKEAVPEAVRERLKNIETNFCF; encoded by the coding sequence ATGAAAACCTGTATCTTTCTGACATTGGGATTGCTGATAGGTTCGGGCTCCGGATATTCCATTGACCGGCCCGCAGGAAGTACGGACAACCTTCAGCCGCCGCCCTTGACTCCCTACACGCCGCAGACCAAGCCGCTGCCCTCTTCCAGACCGGCCAGGCTGGGCATTGTGCCCGGCACGGTGCCGCAGGCAGTCGTGGCTCAATTGGAACTCAGCGGATTTCCCGGCGTGCTGGTGACCAAGGTGATGCCGGACAGCCCCGCCGCCAAGGCCGGACTTCAGGAAAACGACGTCATCATCAAGCTGGGGGACATCTCCCTGTCCGGCCCGCGCTCCGTGACGGAAGCCCTGTCTGAAAAAGTTCCGGGAGACAAGATTACGGCTGTATTCTACCGCAAGGGCAAGCGGGAAACGGCGGATGTCACGCTGGACGGCGGAACGCTTTCCGCGGAAGAAATACTGGCGGCCCAGGGAGATCCCCGCACCCAGCCGCGCGTGGTTCCCTCCGTCCGGCGCCAGGCGGTTCCTCCCGCCGGAATGGCCGCACGGCCCAGCCTTCCGCAGCGCATTCTGGACATGCAGCAAATGATGGATGATTTTTTGAGGGACTCCGCGATTGATGATTCGCGGATGGATGACATCATCGGCCGGATGAACCTGACGCCGGGAGCGGCCCAGATGCTCCGGAGCCTCCAGAACCTTCACCAGATGCCCATGCCCCCCATGGGCAAGGTGTCCGGCGGAGGGCAGAGCACGTCTTCCGTCCGGATGTCGGACGCCAACGGAACCATTGTGGTTTCTTCCAGCTCCCAGGCGGGCACCACCGTCCATGTGACGGATTCCGCGGGAAAAGTCCTGTACTCCGGCCCCTACAACACGCCGGAGGAAAAGGAAGCCGTGCCGGAAGCCGTCAGGGAACGCCTGAAAAACATAGAAACCAACTTCTGCTTTTAA
- a CDS encoding RNA polymerase sigma factor encodes MNTSAYIREEEVNEEDSHLLSWDEWLRRHVAQLLLFARQQSRSPEDAEDILQDALIRLARKEASGEFVGGQEAWLSYVFASIRRLAVDYGRKSDRRQKREDEACAAEQDEDVYADPWFSSAAADEELKQFMEMQLRKLPSKFSEVIVLKIWGEQTFQQIAETLEISQNTVASRYRYGIDLLRKALRNKKDQL; translated from the coding sequence ATGAATACGTCCGCCTACATCAGGGAAGAGGAAGTTAATGAAGAAGACAGCCATTTGCTGAGCTGGGATGAATGGCTGCGGAGGCACGTCGCTCAACTGCTGCTGTTTGCCCGCCAGCAGTCCCGCTCTCCGGAAGATGCGGAGGACATCCTTCAGGATGCCCTGATACGGCTGGCGCGCAAGGAGGCCTCCGGAGAGTTTGTGGGAGGGCAGGAGGCATGGCTTTCCTATGTCTTTGCCTCCATCCGGCGTCTGGCGGTGGACTATGGCCGCAAATCCGACCGGCGCCAGAAAAGGGAGGATGAAGCCTGCGCCGCCGAACAGGACGAGGATGTTTATGCGGACCCCTGGTTTTCCAGCGCCGCGGCGGACGAGGAGCTCAAGCAGTTCATGGAAATGCAGCTCAGGAAGCTCCCTTCCAAATTCTCCGAGGTCATTGTCCTGAAAATATGGGGGGAACAAACCTTTCAGCAAATTGCGGAAACGCTGGAAATCTCACAGAACACGGTGGCGAGCCGGTACCGCTATGGCATCGACCTGCTCCGCAAGGCGCTGAGAAACAAAAAAGACCAACTCTAA